TCAGATTCTAGTGACATGTTGATATAATAGATCAGCAATGTCAAGGTCGTTCTGCTGGAAGTCTGAAAGACTATGTATTCCTAAGAAACATTTAACATAGATCATTTACTGTTTGTTCATagcatcaatcactggattacaaGAGTGTGTGCAGTATCTTCCACTATTACTACTCCCAACATGACTACTTCCATTTTGATTGATCTTGAACATAAACATACAGTGGAGCACCCCTACACTTGATAATGCGCAGTACCCAAATAGTTGATACCTCCCAATATGTCTACTCTTTGTAATGAACTTATTACGGTGACTCCTCGGGACTGCCCGTATTTGAATCACTAGACGCTACATGAATTCTTTGTCTGATTTGATATTTAGCTTTGAACATTGGACATAATTGAGTGAACCTTTTGTATAAACATAAAATCACATATAAGGCTGAAGCTGAATAATTCAACACAGCCTTATCCTTATATGGTCCAAATAATGCGGATGCAACAGCAGACACAGTGTGTCCTGTGCTTGGGGGGTCAAGGTCTGTTTTAGAGATATTTGTAAGGTGTTGTACTTACTTTTTTCACAAAAGTGGCTTTTTCTGATAATATAAGCATTATTTATGTTATGGTTACATGAGATGAATATTCATAAATGAAAAGTTATGTAGTAGGGCTGCAATGATTCACCCAGACCACGATTCAATTCGATTTCAATATTTGACCCTCCAATTGATCATTTTCGATTCATTTCTTTGTACAAGTAAAAAAACATGAGAATCATATAACTCTCAGAGTTCATGGAAGTCGGCTTTTTACATCAGTAACTTGGCAGTGTCTAAGAACAACAATTCTCATTGGATAATTAGCCCAGGATCAAACCAATCATGTTTCACCTTATTTCAGTGCCTGAAAAAagcttgagatatcttgcttaTGTCTTCCTCACCACATGTCATTAAACCAGAAGTGCTTTGAATTTAAGGCATAAGGATATGGCCTTATCTGGTTTTGTGTCTTGGTCTGTCACATGAGGGAAAGTGATCACTCATCAGCCTGGTTGTTTGTTTGGGCATGTGGGGGTGGGAATTCATgttagaatgggccttcagcttCAGTCTTGAGGTGACTGATGGGATGTGGTAATCAGGTTcccagacttggttgacatataccATCTTGTCCCATATGTGTAGATCATTCTATTGACAGTCTAAATAAACTTGTCTGATTATTATTTGTcacactcctctactgagtcttAACAAAGCTTAATAGGcgatcgcgtcaggtaacctttgagtggcCTATGCCTGTTCAATCAAATGCAAGACAGCggaacggatttaaccaatcagacaacggctactgttaAGGGTTTGGGAGGACTTACAAAATTCcctagtcactgacactgatccttcaacaaacaaaaatctgcataaaacacagaCATTTGACCTTCAGAATATATGCTTatgctttgaaaaaaaataacccTATTTTCAGCAACTACCTCATAGTTGATAGTGTTGTagcatgctccatgtgcatcaTCAGGAAGTGAGCATACAGGAAGTAGTATTTGGAACCAtttgggtacaaacctttttcaggcgaaagttcaaaaggtatgtgcgaacatccaccattgcaatTTGGTAGGTTTTCTTTCAATCTCAAAGGTATCCAGACTCGgcctcctactagggtttgttaaaTTCAAcagaggagtgtaacgaataatactgagactaagtttacgtAGACTGATTCTTTTGATCACTTCATTCTCAGGTCCACACTCAATTATTCACAAAATGctgtcatataggtggaatattgcttagtgtagcattaaacaacaaacaaggtCATTTGGGAAATAGCTAAAACTATCGTGTTGTCAAAGATTTGCCTTTTTTGCAGGAATAAGGTTTGTTTTTCTGTGTCGTTGTGCCAACATTTCTCTACAATGCCTGGCAAAGCGAAGTTGGCATGTCACCATGGTCCCACCAACACATTTACTGTGACCACACCCATCGGCAACATGGAACTCATCAGCTGCCCAAAGGGTCTGCATTTTCTTAATCAAGGTGACAGCATCAATGATGACAACTTCAAGCCAGACTTAAGGTAATTCCAGAGAGAAAAGAACAGTGAATGGATTTCTAGGTGGCCACAGTTCCCACAGGTTAGGATAGGTTTTGTAAAGGCAGACAGCTGGTAGACATTCACTCAGTATTAATGGTCAGACATTTATTaaaacatcatctgcaaatcCTCCATATCCCCCAATATTGAAATCTGAACATTAACAGGGATGAGAAATTTCCGTGGATCCGCGGAAATCCGcgtttttttacatccccagggtcatttttctgaaacgtctaaatatatatacagtgttgatattgattttagaagccatatttagtgtgtaaaatgccaaaatcccagGAGCTTCCGGGGGGCTTTGCCCCCCTGGGCCCCCGACCAGGCTCCGCCCTGGACCTGGCTAGACCCCCAactagttttcagctgtaaatgaaaatttccattctcatccctgcaTTAAGGGTACTTTGTGCCAATCAGAAATGAGTAATTTTCTGAGAGAATTCATTTAGGTGAATTTTAAACAGTATTTTATTCATAAATGTTCTTATTTTACACGAGAATTCCCTTGGCTGGAATGTGCAGTGGCATGCTTTGTTTGATGGTGGTTAGGTCCCTGACTCAGAGACTGTGGATTGGAATCCCAAATAGGAACAACCTGACATAAGCACTAAAACAAATACTTTCTTgagaatgtgtaatcccaaatatgacatattataTTTGACCCCTGTccaaaatggcattgtgtgttCATGTACAAGATGCACTCAAGGGAGCTGCATCAAAACAAGCGTGTACAGTGCTTTTGTGCTTTACTGTAACCCACAGGAGACACTGATAATCAACATGGTGAACCTAAACTACATCTGCCTGCTTCTGTTTGAGGAATCACTATTGATCTGATATGTTGGAACCTTGGTACTCTAGTCTGTAGCCAGATTTATTGGTACTGATTTGTACATACAAGGAGTGCATATCTGTAGAACCTGATGCCAACATCAACCCCTTCAGCTGCCAATCTCTTCCTCTGTGTAGTGTTAAGGTGGAGGTGAAGTCACAGCTGTACCAGGACAACGGCTACACCTACAAGCCAGCTCTGGTGTGTGTTGATTGGTTGAGGGCTTACTTTAACCAGCCTCGCTTGGAGAAAGACCCAGTCATGCCAACCATATGTCCATCAGTTGTCAAAGAAGGTAAGAATTCTGGGGCAGGTGTAAGCTGCTGTGGTTTGCTGTGTGGAGTTGCATCCCTTAAGACAAGAACCTAGGAATATCCCCCTTCCTGGTTTATCAGAACCAGACCATTGTATTGTTATCTTAAATGTCTGAGACATGTTGGGCTTTAAACTTCCATAAAGCTGACATGCTGTGAGGTAATTGTACAAAGTGCTGTTAAACCCATCTCATAACAGTAATGGTGTCTGATCATCTCAATCTATGTGAAAATGTGGGTTGAATTGGACTTCTTATGCTTGTCGATAGAGGCAACCAACACAGTCGGGTGGTCATTCttgttgatttggttgacgtgttgtatcccaattgtggagatcgatgcttgtgctgtcaatcactggattgtctggtccagaatcaattatttacatacatctgccacatagctggaatattgctgagtgcagcattaaacaaaccaACCTGTTATTAAATGATTCTTAATGGCTTTTATGTTTTATGAAGCAAGGTGACAAGACAATTGTCCTCGTGAATCTAATCATGCTTAAAGGATGTCATAATTAGGCCTTCCAAGGAAAACATGGAGACTGCAGCACAAAATCAAAGGtgatggagggacatactgttcAAAATGGAAAGTTGCCATCCCTGTTATTATTGCTTGATAGCATCTACACCAAAATGTTGCATCTATTGGAATAAGGACATTGTCCATGCATAAGAATGTtccctccaacttctaaatgccacttgaAGAACTGATACATGTTGTCAAAACTCTTGCAGGGTCATTTACAGCCAGAGTTTGGAAAACTCTACCAGAGCAAGTTGGATTTGGGCAGACCATATCATATGGAGAGCTTGCCAAGCTTTGTGAAAGCCCTAGAGCTAGCCGAGCAGTTGGTATGGCAATGGCTACAAATGTCATTCAGCTGATAATGCCATGTCATCGTGTCATTAACAGCAACGGGCAGCTGGGAAATTATGCATGGGGCAAGAAAAACTCTGTGAAAGACTGGCTGCTGAGATACGAAGGAGCTATACACTGACAGTGTGACTGAAAGTTTGATATTTGGTTCAGAAATAGATGTAGATGAGTTGCCTGGATATCACATCTATCTAACAATTTAGAAGGTGATTCTCTGTTATTCGATACATATATGAAGTTTCAGCTCCTATTCTTCAAAGTCCCTCATTCCAGGTAAGGATTATGTGCCAGTTAGTAAAGTGTGGTGGTTTGATAGTCTTTGATTCTGTAATGATTGTATGGCAAGGGGAGATGTGACAGTTGCATGACATTTAGTACAGGATAGTACAGTATGATACTATTATGCTGTTCATGATTGTTTtagatgaaaaaataaatacaaataaatatgtacattttttaaagcaTTATTTTATTGATGAGTTTGTTCCTAACAAAGTGAGGCATATAATCCAACTGCATGATTTACATTGCAATCTACAACACTATTTTACATACCACATCTTGCTGTCAGCCACTTAAATCTTCAATGGGGTTATCTTCATGTGTGTGCTCAGTCTTGAAAGAAACATTGAATTTAACCTTCGTTTTTTACTGTTACTTCATTATTTACCTTCGTATACGAATTCTGTATCCCTGTGGAAAGTTGTCAAACTGTACTCCTCTAAACAAACGGGCAATCTTAAAAAtcttgcattgtacatgaatgtAATATTTAAGTCTACAAAGATACCTTatctttttgttctttttttttgctCTTTATCTGCCAtcttgtcatatatatatatttatatatatatatttatataaactTGTATTCTCATGTACCACTGTTGGTGGTGTTGAGTAATAAATTGTTACTAACAGTTTCAGGTGAATTTGCTTTTGAAATGATAGCTTGTCAGGAACAAGGGATTGGGCAAGCTTTTTCAGGAtgatattttgagtaatatttacagactttcCCAACAATGTAACAGTCATTCTCAATTACAGTGCATTACTAATCTTTTTTTCTAGCATGAACATCTCTATCGGATCTAGTCACTGCTAAGCTCCATGAGTGACATCATCTCCAATCTGCTTTTGCTAATTTTACACAGAATTGGTTGGACAGGTAGTTTTAGGATATTGTGTTCAGCGTGTGGCAGATGTCCAGGGTATTATCATTATAGAATGAATGtattaatcactggataatAAAGTGTGACTGGAACTTCAGAAGTACCTGCCTTTATCTGAGATGAGATCATTTCTTCATATGTGAGCATTTCTGTGAAAGCATATATGTTTATAGGCTATCAGATTATAGTGCTAAAATGTGTTTCTGTCTCTTTAGCTAAAGGAGATGATATAATTATATAAGTGCTTGTGATGTCAGGATGGATGACTTATCttatatgttttgtaaaattaGTATGATTTCTAAACCAGTGAGGCTGTCTGTCCTCCAGCTGTTGGGCAGTATTTCACATTTATGACATGTTTACTTGTTTTGTCAAGTGTTTTGAATCAAGATGCTCCTTGTTTGCAGGAGAGAGGGAATTCTTGGTCACAAGTTCCTAGAGTTCCTTGCTTGTGGTGTCTCTTGTTTTATGATACCATTGGCAACTGATTGTTGCCTGGGTCTCTTTTGACAATCAGGTCACAGGTGGAATATCACACAGCAACACTCACTGAGAAAAAATATGTGATATACACAGGTTTCCCGGTGTTCTGATTAATGGAAGACAATTCAAACATATTATGAACAAAACTGATTGTAGACATTACGATTATCTGTGACATGTATACATCAGGGATGAgaaatttccgcggatccgcggaaatccgcgtttttttacatccccagggtcatttttctgaaacgtctaaatatatatacagtgttaatattgattttagaagccatatttagtgtgtaaaatgccaaaatcccagGAGCTTCCGGGGGGCTTTGCCCCCCTGGTCCCCCGACCAGGCTCCGCCCAGACCCCCGactagttttcagctgtaaatgaaaattttcaTTCTCATCCCTGATACATAAAAGTTGAAGCTGAATTCTTTctttataacaaatattgtATGTCACCCATACCTGTTTTGATTTCACGGTTGATTATCAACTGGAGCATTAGAAGAAAGGTGCAACTGTTCACTATATTCTAGACAtatctgtgaaataaaaaaaacactctTCAATTTATGATGTTTTATTTTGCAACAGTAACTGTAAAAGATTTAACAGCTTTAAAACAGCCACATGGTTCTTTCTATGAAGGAGAGATACTTTGTGGTCCCAGGTGGATTTCAACTTTTCAAGGTAGGGCATGAAAAATAAAGGAACTCCGAAATTACTGTGAACATATTTCCAGTGCTTAACTTATCCAGCGGTGTCTGTGAATGCAATAGATAATAGAAACAAAGTAACTGCCCAATACCCTAGTTATAATCAATTTTCTTTCTTAAACTCACAACCCCCAGccccccaaaatgaaaaaaacgtCATGAGACATTTCAGATTTTGTTGTacagaaatacatttaaaaacGGGAAACAGCATTGTACATTCAAAATCTCAAAATGACCGCAGGTTATCTCCTAATTATCCAGTGTCAAACAACACTGAACAGAAATCCAGGTAGCCATAGCAAGGAAGGCAAGCTCTTTACACTTGCTACTCAGTGTTCAATGAAATGACCCACTGGAGTACCAGTCTCCACATCTTGACTATTGTGAACTTAAGTTGAACATCATGAAAGGAATAATTGCCTGGATGCCATTACACAATCACACTAACAACTAAAGTAACATGGTAAAGATGGCCAAATGCACATGCCTCAAGAAAATTTTCGTAAAAGAggctgtttatttgttttcatcagaAGAAAAATCTTCAGTCTTCCTGCAGTATTAGAATAGGTTACTGGTAAACAGAATAGCCAGTAGTTCAGAGTGTATAGTGCTGTTTTTATATAGAAGCAGATGAAACAATTTCTCCACTATAGATGTGCACCCATTGATTATTTGTACATCTTGCAACACCCCAACATTTCTTGGTATTCGGGCCCTGGACCTTTATTCTCTAAACAttcatagccctaagaattcctAACTTTGATCATTGCCAAAgtcttaagaatgggcttaagaagttcatagggctacaaacatttcgagaatagccTGCCTGATGTTCAACAGATAACAAAAATCAACTTTGGGATTGGTCGTAATTTTGCTCATCCACATcccctcctccaaactaacTAAATTATCAAAATGACCAATCCCTACATCCTAAATagtgttgaaatatttgaaCTTTTCATTTAGAAAATAACAATAATGTAATATTTCTGAGAAAGTAACGATCATTTGCCCCATCCCCTTCCACTGACTTTAACAGACACAAAACATCCCCACCCCATTCAATATATAACCAGTACCTCTTGATCTTGTATATTCATAGGGTAGACTTGGGGCCTAATCCACAAAATGTTCGTAGCACTATGTCAGTCTTAGCCTATGATAAAGTATATAGTTATGATGGGCCTTAATGTTATGAACACTTTGTGTAATGGGACCCAGATTGTCTGTGATTGATCAGAAGGCATTAAATTGATGCAGGTATGATTAATTTTGAGCAATCTGCCAATATACAAACGTTGGCACAAAAACCAATTTCATCATCTCACTGTATATACATGGAGATAAATAGTTTTAGTACAAGTCATTGAAGAAACTGCACGGATGCTAAATTTTCATGGAACCAAACAGTCTGTAATATAGTTAAAACATGTTAATAATTGCATAAAGCTAATTTCACTGGGTGAACAGTAAAAAATGTACATGTGACTAGATGAACTCTCATGGCTTACATGGTTAAAGCTTAAAATAAGCTAAGAATATAAATATGATAAAACATtgaaattttcatatttaactTTTATAAGAAAACAAGGTGCTGTGTTGGTCCCCAACAGATCCTGGTTGTAAAACATtccatatatacatgtagtttgaAAAGGTTATTACATCTACCAAGTGACACCGCAGCGATTATGCTCATAACAGACTTTGCATACCTGGGACACTCTGATAAGGAAATCTATCATCTTATGTGGCCTAGTGTTAAAAAATCATTTGATGGAGATTTGTGTTTCAGTTGTGCAATACTAGTGTTGGGAATTAATATGATCTGTCCTGAACAATGGcaaaatatactactcaaagtcTCCCAAGGATTAAG
The nucleotide sequence above comes from Haliotis asinina isolate JCU_RB_2024 chromosome 5, JCU_Hal_asi_v2, whole genome shotgun sequence. Encoded proteins:
- the LOC137284732 gene encoding methylated-DNA--protein-cysteine methyltransferase-like isoform X2, yielding MNKVCFSVSLCQHFSTMPGKAKLACHHGPTNTFTVTTPIGNMELISCPKGLHFLNQGDSINDDNFKPDLSVKVEVKSQLYQDNGYTYKPALVCVDWLRAYFNQPRLEKDPVMPTICPSVVKEGSFTARVWKTLPEQVGFGQTISYGELAKLCESPRASRAVGMAMATNVIQLIMPCHRVINSNGQLGNYAWGKKNSVKDWLLRYEGAIH
- the LOC137284732 gene encoding methylated-DNA--protein-cysteine methyltransferase-like isoform X1, with translation MPGKAKLACHHGPTNTFTVTTPIGNMELISCPKGLHFLNQGDSINDDNFKPDLSVKVEVKSQLYQDNGYTYKPALVCVDWLRAYFNQPRLEKDPVMPTICPSVVKEGSFTARVWKTLPEQVGFGQTISYGELAKLCESPRASRAVGMAMATNVIQLIMPCHRVINSNGQLGNYAWGKKNSVKDWLLRYEGAIH